The following are encoded in a window of Peromyscus eremicus chromosome 12, PerEre_H2_v1, whole genome shotgun sequence genomic DNA:
- the LOC131922411 gene encoding keratin-associated protein 20-1-like encodes MCYYGSYCGGLSYGYGGLGYGYGCGYGCGYGGYGGYGYGCCCPLCCRRYWSYSFY; translated from the coding sequence ATGTGTTACTATGGCAGCTACTGTGGAGGCCTGAGCTACGGCTATGGTGGCCTAGGTTATGGCTATGGATGTGGCTATGGCTGTGGCTATGGTGGTTATGGTGGCTATGGTTATGGCTGCTGCTGCCCACTGTGCTGTAGAAGGTACTGGTCCTATAGCTTCTACTGA